ATGCGAAGCCCTCAAGAAGGTGCGCGATGAGATGGGCCTGACCAACGTCGAGATCATGGTGCCCTTCGTGCGTACCCTGGGCCAGGCGGACAAGGTGGTCAAGCTGTTGGCCGCGCACGGTCTGGCGCGCGGCGAGAACGGCCTGCGCCTAGTGATGATGTGCGAGGTGCCGTCCAACGCCATCCTGGCCGATGAGTTCCTGCAGTACTTCGACGGCTTCTCCATCGGTTCGAACGACATGACCCAGCTGACGCTGGGCCTGGACCGCGATTCGGGCATGGAGCTGCTGGCGGCCGACTTCGACGAGCGCGACGAGGCGGTGAAGTTCATGCTGCGCCGCGCGATCAAGGCTTGCCTGGACGCTGGCAAGTACGTCGGCATCTGCGGCCAGGGCCCCAGCGATCACCCGGACTTCGCCCAGTGGCTGAAGGACGAGGGCATCCTGTCCATGTCGCTGAACCCGGACACCGTGGTCGACACCTGGCAGCGTCTGGCCAGGAACTGATCGGCCGCGCTTGGCCTGAAAAACCCCCGCTTCCGCAAGGGCGCGGGGGTTTTTTTCATTGCACGCTGGACCCCGCGCCGGTCCGGCGCGCCGCGCGTGGCACGCCGAACACCAGCAAGCTGCCCAGCGCGAACAGCCAGACGCTGACCCCGCCATACAGCATCACCCAGCCGAAACCGTGGGCCAGCGCTTGCCTGGCCGTTTCGGCGGGAACGGTCCACGCGGCCGCGCCCTGTCCGATCGTCGGGGCCGTTCCCGTGGTCAGCTGTTCGGCCAGCGAGCGGAGCTGGGCGGCATCGATCGCCGGTGGGAGCTGCCTGCGCAGGAACGAGGCGATGCCTTCCACCAGGATGAAGCCCATCACGGCGATGTTCAGCGCCAGGCTGATGAAGCGCGCGCTGGTGTCGATGCCGGACGCCATACCGGCGCGCCCCGTTGGCACCGAGCCGGTGGTGGTGTTGGTCACGGGCGTATTGGTCACGCCCAGGCCGATGCTGGCGAGCAGGCAGCCGGGGAGCATCGTCAGCCAGCTGGCCTGCTGGACGCCGCTGCCCCAGGCCATTAGGAAGCACCCCGCGCCGATGGCGAACAGGCCGGCGGGAATCACGGCCTCCGCCCGGTAGCGCAACGCCAGGCGTTCGCCGAGCGGCGGCAGTATCAGCGTCGGCAAGGTATAGGCCAACAGCGACAGCCCGGTCGCCAGGCTGGCATAGCCCAGCCCGTGCTGGAAATACAAGGGCAGGTAGATCATGATCGGCCAGAAGCTGAAGTTCATGCCCATCGACCCAAGCAGCGCGCCGGAGAAGCGGCGGATGCGGAATACCGAGAAATCGAACAGCGGATCGACGGCCCGCCGTTGCGCCGCGGCGAAGATGATGAAACCGCCCGCGGCGGCGAGCAAGCTGGCCAGCGAGGGCAGGCTGGCAAAGCCCGCCACCGGCCCTTGCGTGATGAACCAGGCCAGGCCGAACACCGCGACCGAGAGCGAGACGATGCCCGCCCAGTCTAGCCGGCGGTGTTGCGGGTCGCGCGATTCGTCCACGCCGGCCGCCGCCAGGCCGAAGGCCGCCACCGCGATGGGAACATGCACCAGGAACACCCACTGCCAGCTGGACAGTGCCACGATGCCGGCGCCGATGATCGGGCCCAGGCCCAGGCCGATGCCAAAGACCACGCCCCAGGCGCCGAAGGCCTTGGCGCGCGCGGCGCTGTCGGCGAACTGATGCGACAGCACCGCCAGCTGGCAGACCAGCATGGCGCCGCCGGCCATGCCCTGAAGGAAGCGGCCCGCGATCAGCCAGGCGGAACTGCCTGCCAGGCCGCAGGCCAGGGAGGTGAGGCCAAACAGCACCAGGCAGAGCAGGAATGCCCGTTTGCGCCCGTAGCGGTCGGCCAGCGCGCCCGCCGCCATCAGTACGGCGGCGCAGGCGATGGTGTAGGCGTTCATGATCCATTGCAGATCGCGAAAGCTGCTGCGCAGGACGGTTTCGAGGATGGGCAGGATTACCGGGACGCTGGAAATCTCCAGGCCGAACATCAGGCAGGCGAGGCAGGCGGCGGTAAGCGTGACCGTATTCTTGTGTGCAGGGGTTAGGGGCTTCATGGGTGTTTCCACAATCGGGTGGATCTTGCCGGCGCGCCGGGTGGTGCGCACGTCAGGTCCGGACCCGGTCCGCGGATGCGCGGCGGACGGTTGGCGGGAATGCCATTGTGGAAAAAGACAAAAAATGATGGAAATGATTTAATTTTGTTGGATTAATTAAATTTCATCATGAATGATCGGCATGGACTACGACCCGGATCTTCTGCGCGCATTCATCGCGGTACATGAGACGGGCGGTTTCACGCGCGCCGGCAAGCGTCTGCACCTGAGCCAATCAGCGGTCAGCCATCAAATCCGCAGGCTGGAAGAGCAGGCGGGAACCGCGCTGCTCAAGCGCACGACCCGCAGCCTGACCCTGACCGAGGACGGTGAGGAATTCCTGCGCCATGCCGAGCAGATCCTGCGGGCGCAGGATGCGCTGGCGATACGCTTTCAACGCTCCGCCGTGGCGGGCGCGGTGCGCTTCGGCGTTCCGGAAAGCTATGTGGGCGACCGCCTGCCGCCCATGCTGGCGCGCTTCTCGCGCCAGTTCCCCGCAGTGAGGCTGGACGCGACGGTGGACACGTATCTGACCTTGCGCGACCAGATAGACGCCGGCCTGCTGGACCTGGCGGTCACGCTGTCGCTCGACGAGGACCCGGCGTCGCCCCTGTTGCGCCGGACCCGGTTCGTGTGGGCGGCGGGGGCCGGGTTCGACGTGGCCGCGCATGCGCCGCTGCCCCTGGCCCTGGCCCCCAGACCCTGCCTGCACCGGGAGGTGGCGACACGCGCGCTGGAGGAGGCGGGGCGTGAATGGCGGCTTGCCTTCACGTCGCTCAGTCAGCAAGGGCTGCGCGCGGCGGTGAAGGCCGGCCTGGCGATCACCGCCATTCTTCAGGAAGACCTGGAACCGGGAATCGTGGAGATCGACGCCGAAGCCGGTTTGCCGCCCTTGCCGCAAGCCAGCTTCCGGTTGCTCTGGAGCGCGTCGGGAAGGACGCCCGCCGCGCAGGCGCTGGCGGGGCAGTTGATCGAGTCGTGCGATGCGGCTTCCGCATAGCGCGGCCGCCAACGCCGGGGCCGCGCGTCGACGTTCAAGCGCGGTGCGCCACGTCGGCGATATAGGCGCAGAACATGTCCGCCATGGCGTCCGCATAGGCGCCGATTTCCGCCTTGCTGCGCGCGTGGCCTGAAAAGACCTTGCCCACGGCGCTCAGGGTGGTGGATATCAAGCCGCCCACCAGGGCCAGGTCGGCCGGCGAGGCCTTGGGCATCACCTCGCGCATGAAGGCGCGAAAGGTTTCCTCGCCCGCCGCCCGCGCTTCGCGGGCTTCCGGCGCGTCTCGGTAGAGCGGGGCGGCGTCGCTGAGCGCGACCCGCATCTCGGCTTCCTCGCACTCCGAGCGGACAAACGCATGCACCAGCGCCCGCAGCCGTTCCAGCGGCGGCCTGGCCTGGTCTTCCAGGATGCGGCTCAGCATTTCCTGCGTCTGGCGCCATTCATCGCTTTGCAAGCGGAACAGGATGGCGGCCTTGTTGGGAAAGTATTGGTAGACCGAACCGACGCTGACGCCGGCCTTTTCGGCCACGCGTGCCGTGGTGAAGCGGCCGGCGCCTTCCTGGGCCAAAACCTGAGTAGCGGCTTGCAGGATGGTGGCCACGAGCTCGGCCGAGCGCGCCTGCTTGGGCTGCTTTCTAGAGGAGATCTGCGGGGGATTGCTCTGGCTCATGGCGGCTGGGCGGGTCGAAAGAGAATGCGAATAGAAAACGCGAAGGATTAGTCGCATAATTTTAACGCGACGAATTATTCGCATTTTATCCCGATGACGGCGAAAAAGCGCATTCCAAGGAGACGAGGAAGACGCCCGCCAACCGACATCGAACGCCCCGGCGCCGACCGAAAACGGCCCGTGGCGCCGCTCTCTCCTGGACCCAATCATGACAAAAGCACATACCCAGCACGCGTCGCCCTCGACGCTTGCGCCCCCCGTCACCAATGTGGTGATCAAGCTGCTGCCGCTCACGCTGGCGGTATTCATCGGCTTCCTGGTCATCGGCATGCAATTGCCCGTGCTGCCGCTGCACCTGCACGACACCCTGGGCATGGACACGCTGGTGGTCGGCCTGGTGGTCGGCTCGCAGTTCGCCGCGGCCCTGCTGTCGCGCTCGTGGGCCGGCAACTACGCCGACATGCGCGGCGCCAAGCGCGCCGTGGTGGCGGGCTCGGTGGCCGCCGCCGCCTCGGGCCTGCTCTATCTGGCCTCGCTGGCCTTTCTTGACGCGCCGACCACGTCGGTGTGGATCCTGGTGGCCGGCCGCATCCTGCTGGCCATGGGCGAAAGCCTGATCGTCACCGGCGCGATGGGCTGGGGCATCGGCCTGGTCGGGCCGCAGAACGCCGGCAAGGTCATGGCCTGGAACGGCATCGCCATGTACGGCGCCTACGCGCTGGGCGCGCCCGCCGGCGTGGTCGTCAACGGCCTGTGGGGCTTCAACGGCATCTCGGTCGCCACGCTGTTCGTGCCCATGCTGGCGCTGGCCGTGGTGGCCGGCGTGCGCGGGATCGCTCCCACCAGCCAGCGGCGCACGCCGTTCTACAAGGTGCTGAGCGCCGTCTGGGCGCCCGGCATGGGCCTGGCCCTGTCCAGCGTCGGCTTTGGCGTCATCACCGCCTTCATCGCCCTGCTGTTCGCGGCCAAGGATTGGGGCAATGCCTCGCTGGCCTTCACCGCGTTCGGCGTGGCCTTCATCGGCGCCCGCCTGTTCTTCGGCCATCTGCCCGACAAGATCGGCGGCGCCAAGGTCGCGCTGGTGTGCGTGATCATCGAAGCGGCCGGCCAGCTGCTGATCTGGGGCGCGGACACGGCCGTCATGGCCTACATCGGCGCCGCGCTCACCGGCTTCGGCTACTCGCTGGCCTTCCCCGGCTTCGGCGTGGAAGCCGTGCGCCGCGCGCCGCCGCAGACCCGCAGCCTGGCAATGGGCGCCTACGTCGCGTTCCTGGACATGTCGCTGGGCATCACCAGCCCGTTGGCCGGCCTGCTGGCCGATGCCGGCGGCATCGCTTCGGTGTACCTGGCCGGCGCCACCGCCGTGGCCCTGTCCGTGGTCGTGGCCTTGAAGCTCTTGTTCGGCGCATCCAAGGGAAATCGTCATGCGTGATACGAATACCTCCGCGGGCGGCCCCGGCATCCGCCTGCCCAAGGCGGGCAACCGGCGCACGGGCGTGATGCGCATCCGGCCCTTCGTCATCAGCCTGGTCGGTCTGGCGCTGGTGTCCGGCGGCTTGTACGGCTGGCGCGCCGCGCGGGCCGGCGTGGCCAAACCGGGGGAACGGCCGCCGTTCCTGGTCTCGGTTGTCCAGGCCGAGCCGCGCAGCGTCGCCGGTTCGTTGCGGGCGGTCGGCAGTCTGCAGGCCGTGCGCGAAGTCATGCTGGCGCCGGATACGGCGGGACGCGTGACCGCCATTCACTTCACGGCCGGGCAGACCGTCAAGGAAGGGGCCGCGCTGGTCCAGCTGTTCGACGCGCCCGAGCAGGCCGACCGCGCGGCCGCCTCGGCCAAGGCCGATTTCGCGCTGCTGCAATTGCGGCGCTCGCAGGGATTGGCGCCCAGCGGCGCCGAGTCGCGCGAGGTGCTGGAGCAACGCAAGGCCGAGGCGGCCCAGGCCGTCGCCGCCGTCCGGCAACTGGATGCACGCATCGAGCAGAAGCGCGTCCAGGCGCCGTTCGCCGGCCAGATCGGCATCCGGCGCGTCAACGTGGGCCAGTACCTGAACGCGGGCGAACCCGTAGCCACGTTGACGCAGCTCGATCCGTTGTACGTGAACTTCACGCTGCCGCAGCAGGACCTGCCCAGGCTGGCGCCCGGCGCGACGGTGCAGGTGAGCGTGGACGCCGTGCCCGGCCGCGTGTTCGAGGCCAGGGTCAGCTCCATCGAGCCGCGCGTCGACAGCCAGACGCGCAACGCCACGGTGCAGGCCGTGCTGCCCAACCCCGACCACGTGCTGCAGTCGGGCATGTACGCCACGGCCGCGCTGGCGTTGCCCGCGACCGAGAGCGCGGTCGTGCTGCCGCTCACGGCGATCCAGACCTCGGCTTCCGGCGACAGCGTGGTGCTGGTCCGCGACGCCAACGCGCAAGGCGTGGGCAAGGCCGTCGCGGTGCCGGTCACGACCGGTCGCCGGCTGGGCGAGGAGGTGCTGGTCACGCAAGGCATCCAGGCCGGCGACCTGGTGGTGACGGCAGGACAGAACCGCCTGCCGCCGGGCGCCGTCGTCAGGATCAAGGGCGCCGATGCCACGGCCAGTCCCGCGCCGGGCGCGGCAACGAGGAAGTCGCCATGAGTTTCACCGACATCTTCATCCGCCGGCCCATCCTGGCGCTGGTGGTCAGCCTGCTGATCCTGCTGATGGGCGCGGCCGCCGTGTTCTCGCTGCCGGTGCGGCAGTATCCGTACCTGGAAAACGCCACCGTCACCGTGACCACGTCCTTTCCGGGCGCGACGCAGGAGGTGATGCAGGGCTTCGTCACCACGCCGATCTCGCAGTCCATCGCCACGGCCAGCGGCATTGAATACCTGAGTTCGACCACCACCCAGGGCAAGAGCGAAATCAAGGCGCGCCTGGTGCTCAATGCCGACGCCGACCGCGCCATGACCGAGATCCTGGCCAAGGTGCAGCAGGTCAAGTACCAGCTGCCGGCCGGCATCACCGATCCGGTCATCAGCAAGTCCACCGAGGGCGGCACGGCCGTGCAGTACGTGGCCTTCTTCAGCGACACGCTGACCATCCCGCAGATCACGGACTTCGCCAACCGGGTCGCCCAGCCGCTGTTCGCCGGTATTCCCGGCGTCGCCTCGGTCGATATCAACGGCGGCCAGACGCTGGCGCTGCGCATCTGGATCGATCCGGTCAAGCTGGCCGCGCGCGGCCTGTCGGCCGGCGAGGTCGCGGCGGCGCTGCGCGCCAACAACGTGCAGGCCGCGCCCGGCCAGCTCAAGAGTTCGCTGACCGTCACCAACATCAGCGCCGCCACCGACCTGCGCGATGTCGAGGACTTCCGCCAGATGGTGATCCTGTCCAAGCCCGACGGCGGCGTGGTGCGCCTGTCCGACGTGGCGACGGTGGAAATTGGCGGCCAGAACTACAACAACGCGTCCTTCGCGTCCGGCGTGCCGGCGATCTTCGTGTCGCTGTATCCCTCGCCGGAAGGCAATCCGCTGGAGATCGTCAAGCAGGCCAAGGCGCTGGTGCCGAAGATCCGCGAGATGGCGCCGCCGGGACTGAGCGTGATGCCTAACTACGACGTGGCGAAGTTCGTCAACGCCTCGATCGAGGAAGTCAGGGAAACGCTGGTCGAGGCCGTGGTGATCGTGATCGCGGTGATCTTCCTGTTCCTGGGCACTTTCCGCGCCGTCATCATTCCGGTCGTGACCATTCCGCTGTCGCTGATCGGCACCGCGGCGCTGATGCTGGCGTTCGGTTTTTCCATCAATCTGCTGACCTTGCTGGCGATGGTGCTGGCGATCGGGCTGGTGGTGGACGACGCCATCGTGGTGGTCGAGAACATCCATCGACACGTCGAGGACGGGTTGTCGCCGGTGCGCGCGGCGCTGCTGGGCGCGCGCGAGATCGTCGGGCCGGTGATCGCCATGACCATCACGCTGGCCGCCGTGTACGCGCCGATCGGCATGATGGGCGGCCTGACGGGGGCGCTCTTCAAGGAATTCGCCTTCACGCTGGCCGGCTCGGTCGTCGTGTCCGGCGTGGTCGCGCTGACCTTGTCGCCGGTGATGAGCTCCATGCTGCTGGATGCCCGCCAGAACGAGGGCCGGCTGGCCAGGCTGGTGGAGCACTACATGGCGTCGCTGGCCGAGCGCTACCGGCGCGCGCTGTCGCGCACCCTGGCCGCGCGCGGCGCGGTGCTGCTGGTGGGCGTGGCGGTGCTGGCCGCCATCGTGGTGCTGTTGCTGGGCATCCGCCGCGAGCTCGCGCCCACGGAAGACCAGGGCGCGGTCATCGTCATCGCCAAGGCGCCGCAGTACGCGGGGGTGGGCTATACCGCGCGCTACGCCGCCCGGGTCGAGCAGATCTTCGAATCCATCCCCGAGTTCGACAGCAGCTTCATGCATATCGGCGGCACCGGACGCGGGCAGAACCAGATGCTGAGCGGGGCGATCCTGAAGGACTGGTCCGAGCGCTCGCGCTCGTCCATCCAGATCCAGGGCCAGATACAGGCGGCCGGCGGCGCGGTCGACGGCGAAACGCTGACCGCCGTGCAGTTCCCGGCGCTGCCGGGCTCCAGCGGCGGCCTGCCGGTGCAGATGGTGCTGCGCTCGCCGGAGGACTTCAAGACGCTTTATGACACCGCCGAGAAGATCAAGGCGGCGGCTTATGCCAGCGGCCTGTTCGTCTACGTGCAGAACGACCTGGCCTTCGACAGCCAGCAGGCGCATGTCGCCATCGACAGCGCCAAGGCGCGCGAAATGGGCGTGACCATGCAGGCCATCGCCGAAACCCTGGCGGTGCTGGTGGGCGAGAACTACGTCAACCGCTTCAATTTCCATGACCGGTCCTATGACGTGATCCCGCAGGTCAGGCAGGACGACCGGATGACGCCGGAAGACCTGGGCCGCTTCTACGTCAAGACCGTCACCGGCGCATTGGTGCCGCTGGCCACCGTCGCCCGCGTCGAGACGCGGCCCCAGGCCAACCAGCTCACCCAGTTCGGCCAGATGAACTCGGCCACGCTGGTCATGCTGCCCCGTCCCGGCATCAGCATGGGCGAGGCCGTCGCGTTCCTGCAATCGCAGCCGCTGCCGGCCAGCACCAGCGTCGACTGGCTCAGCGACAGCCGTCAGTTCGTGCAGGAAGGCAACCGGCTGTGGGTGTCGTTCGGCTTCGCGCTGGTGGTGATCTTCCTGGTCCTGGCGGCGCAGTTCGAGAGCCTGCGCGATCCGCTGGTGATCCTGGTCACGGTGCCGCTGGCCGTCTGCGGCGCGCTGGTGCCGCTGTGGCTGGGCTACGCCACGCTCAACATCTACACCCAGATCGGCCTGGTCACCCTGATCGGCCTGATCTCGAAACACGGAATCCTGATGGTCACTTTCGCCAACCATATCCAAGAGCATGAGAACCTGAGCCGCATCGAAGCCATCGAGAAGGCGGCGACGGTGCGCATGCGTCCCGTGCTGATGACCACGGCGGCCATGGTCGCCGGCCTGGTGCCGCTGCTGTTCGCCGGCGGAGCGGGTTCGGCCAGCCGGTATTCGATCGGCGTGGTCGTGGTGATGGGCATGCTGATCGGCACGCTGTTCACGCTGTTCGTGCTGCCCACGATCTACAGCTTCATCGCCAAGGACCACCGGGCGGCGGCGCAAGGCGCGCGCGCCCGCGAACTGGCGTCGGAGGCGGGCCATGCGCATTGAGTCATCGCAGCGCCCGGCGGGCAGGGCGCGAGCCCTTGCCGCGCCCTTGCTGCTGGCGCTGGCCCTGGGCGGCTGCGCCAGCGGGCCCGACTATCGCGCGCCGGCGATGCCGTCGGCGGCCGCCGGGGCGTTCGTCAGCCAGTCCGAGCGCACCAACGCCGGCGCCGAGCTGCCAGCGGACTGGTGGCGGCTGTACGACGACGCCACGCTCAACGGCCTGTTGCAGGAAGCGCTGGCCGCCAATCCCGACCTGCGCGCGGCGCTGGCCAACCTGGACAAGGCGCGCGCGGTCTACGGCCAGGCCCGGGTCGGGCTGCTGCCGTCGACCCAGCTGTCGGGCGGCACGCGTTATGGCCGCAACAACGCGGCTGGCGGCGGCGACGGCCCGGCGCCCCGGCAGTGGAGCTACAGCGGCGGGCTGGAAGTGGCCTACGAGGTGGACCTGTTCGGACGGGTGCGGCGCGACATCGAGTCGGCCCGCTACGACGCCGACGCGGTCGCAGCGGCCTATGACGCGGCCAGGGTGCTGGTCGTGGCCGACACGGCGCGCGCCTACCTGAACGCCTGCGCCTACGGCGAGTCGGAGCAGGTGGCTCGCGCGTCCATCGCGCTGGCGCGGCGCAACCTGGACCTGATCAGCGAGCAGGAGCGCGCCGGTTCGGCTTCGCGCCTGGACGCCGAGCGGGCCGGCGTGGCGCTGGCGCGCACCGAGGCGGCGCTGGCGCCCATCGAGGCGCGCCGCAGCGCCGCCCTGTTCGAACTGGCGGCGCTGCTGGGACGCACGCCGGCGCAGGTGCCGCAGGCCGCGCGGGCATGCGCCAGCCCGCCCGAGGTGGGCGGCGCGATCCCGGTGGGCGACGGCGCCGCGTTGCTGCGCAGGCGGCCCGATCTGCGCCAGGCCGAGCGCAGGCTGGCTGCCGACACCGCGCGCATCGGCGTGGCCGTGGCCGATCTCTATCCGCGCGTCACGCTGGGCGCGTCCGGCAGCTACCTGCGCAATGACACGCTTACCGGCGACCGCGCCTGGTCGTTCGCGCTGGGTCCGCTGGTGTCCTGGAGCTTTCCCAACATCGCTGCCGCGCGTAGCCGCATCGAGCAGGCCGAGGCGCAGAGCGCGGCCTCGCTGGCCCGCTTCGACGGCGCGGTGCTGAACGCGCTGAAAGAGACGGAGCAGGCATTGAGCGCCTATGACGCGGCGATCCGCCAGCGCGATGCGCTGGTCCAGGCCCGCACCCGCGCCGACAATGCCTTCCGCCTGGCCGAGCAACGCTACCGCGCGGATTCGATCAGCTATCTGGACGTGCTGGTGGCGCAAGACAGCCTGGTCACGGCGATGTCGCAGGAGGCTGCCCTGAAGCAACAGGTCGGCTCCGCGCGGGTCGATGTGTTCAAGGTCCTGGGCGGCGGCTGGGAGCCGGGCGTCGTGAACTGACGGGGCGCGCGCGGGGTGGCCGAGGGCGCGTCAAGCCGCCTGCGCCTCGCGCGCGATCAGCTCGCGCTTGCGCTCGATGCCCCAGCGGTAGCCGGCCAGCGAGCCGTCGGTGCGGACCACGCGATGGCAGGGAATCGCCAGCGCGATGTTGTTGGTGGCGCATGCGCGCGCCACGGCGCGCACCGCCGCCGGCGAGCCGATGCGTTCGGCGACCTGCGCATAGGTGGCGGTGGCGCCAACCGGAATCTCGCGCAGCGCTTCCCACACGCGGCGCTGGAAGGCGGTGCCGCGCACATCCAGCGGCAGGTTCAGGCCCAGCGACGGGTCTTCGACGAAGCCCACCACCTCGGCCACCCAGCGTTCGAACTCGGCGTCGGCGCCGATCAGGCGGGCCTTGCTGAAGCGTTCCTGCAGGCCGCGCACCAGGTGTTCGGGGTCTTCGTGTAGCGCGATCTCGCAGATGCCGATGGCGCTGGCCGCCACCAGCAACGCGCCCAGCGAGCATTGCGCCACGGCGAAGCGGATGTCCACGCCCGCGCCATGCTGGCGATAGGCTGTGGGCGTCATGCCCAGCATGGCGGGCGCGGCTTCGTAAAAGCGCCCGCTGGAATTGAAGCCCGCGTCGTACATGGCGTCCGTGACGCTGGCGCTTTCGCGCAGCTGCTGGCGCGCGCGGCTGGCGCGCAGCGCGGTGGCATAGGCCTTGGGCGTGACGCCGGTGGCGGCCTTGAACACGCGATGGAAATGGAAGCGGCTCATGCCGGCCTGCTCGGCCAGCGTGTTCAGGTCGGGCGGCTGCTCCGCCTCGAGCGCGCGGCAGGCCCGCTCGACGGCGGCGGCGTGCTGGGGGCTCAGGGGGGCGGCGGCTCGGTTCATGGGGTGGGGCTCCTCGGGCGCGCGCGATTGCGCGCTGGAGAAATGGTGCCAAATGCCCGGCCGCCGCGCACTCCGCTTATTGCGGACGGCTGGCGGCGGGGGCGCAGAGATCCAGGAAGCGGCGCAGCAGCCCGCCGGCGACCGGCGTGGCGCGCACATTGGCGGCCAGGCCGGGCACGTCCAGGTTTTCCGCCATGTACTTGCGCTGGTAGCGTTCCAGGTGGGCGCGCACGAAGTCCGGGCCGAATTCGGGGTGGAACTGGGTCGAGAACACGTTCGGGCCGACGCGGAACATCTGGTGCGGATCCTGGTCGGACCGGGCCAGCACGGCCGCGCCCGGCGGCGGTTGCAGCACGGTCTGCGCATGCAGCATCTGGGCCGGGAAGCTGGCGGGCAGGCCGTCCAGCAGCTGGTCGCCGGCCGCCGGCGGCAGCAGCTCCACGGTCTGGGTGCCCAGCTCGCTGCCGGTGGGGTTGTAGCC
The Achromobacter sp. AONIH1 DNA segment above includes these coding regions:
- a CDS encoding MFS transporter, translated to MKPLTPAHKNTVTLTAACLACLMFGLEISSVPVILPILETVLRSSFRDLQWIMNAYTIACAAVLMAAGALADRYGRKRAFLLCLVLFGLTSLACGLAGSSAWLIAGRFLQGMAGGAMLVCQLAVLSHQFADSAARAKAFGAWGVVFGIGLGLGPIIGAGIVALSSWQWVFLVHVPIAVAAFGLAAAGVDESRDPQHRRLDWAGIVSLSVAVFGLAWFITQGPVAGFASLPSLASLLAAAGGFIIFAAAQRRAVDPLFDFSVFRIRRFSGALLGSMGMNFSFWPIMIYLPLYFQHGLGYASLATGLSLLAYTLPTLILPPLGERLALRYRAEAVIPAGLFAIGAGCFLMAWGSGVQQASWLTMLPGCLLASIGLGVTNTPVTNTTTGSVPTGRAGMASGIDTSARFISLALNIAVMGFILVEGIASFLRRQLPPAIDAAQLRSLAEQLTTGTAPTIGQGAAAWTVPAETARQALAHGFGWVMLYGGVSVWLFALGSLLVFGVPRAARRTGAGSSVQ
- a CDS encoding LysR family transcriptional regulator, yielding MDYDPDLLRAFIAVHETGGFTRAGKRLHLSQSAVSHQIRRLEEQAGTALLKRTTRSLTLTEDGEEFLRHAEQILRAQDALAIRFQRSAVAGAVRFGVPESYVGDRLPPMLARFSRQFPAVRLDATVDTYLTLRDQIDAGLLDLAVTLSLDEDPASPLLRRTRFVWAAGAGFDVAAHAPLPLALAPRPCLHREVATRALEEAGREWRLAFTSLSQQGLRAAVKAGLAITAILQEDLEPGIVEIDAEAGLPPLPQASFRLLWSASGRTPAAQALAGQLIESCDAASA
- a CDS encoding TetR family transcriptional regulator, encoding MSQSNPPQISSRKQPKQARSAELVATILQAATQVLAQEGAGRFTTARVAEKAGVSVGSVYQYFPNKAAILFRLQSDEWRQTQEMLSRILEDQARPPLERLRALVHAFVRSECEEAEMRVALSDAAPLYRDAPEAREARAAGEETFRAFMREVMPKASPADLALVGGLISTTLSAVGKVFSGHARSKAEIGAYADAMADMFCAYIADVAHRA
- a CDS encoding arabinose transporter codes for the protein MTKAHTQHASPSTLAPPVTNVVIKLLPLTLAVFIGFLVIGMQLPVLPLHLHDTLGMDTLVVGLVVGSQFAAALLSRSWAGNYADMRGAKRAVVAGSVAAAASGLLYLASLAFLDAPTTSVWILVAGRILLAMGESLIVTGAMGWGIGLVGPQNAGKVMAWNGIAMYGAYALGAPAGVVVNGLWGFNGISVATLFVPMLALAVVAGVRGIAPTSQRRTPFYKVLSAVWAPGMGLALSSVGFGVITAFIALLFAAKDWGNASLAFTAFGVAFIGARLFFGHLPDKIGGAKVALVCVIIEAAGQLLIWGADTAVMAYIGAALTGFGYSLAFPGFGVEAVRRAPPQTRSLAMGAYVAFLDMSLGITSPLAGLLADAGGIASVYLAGATAVALSVVVALKLLFGASKGNRHA
- a CDS encoding efflux RND transporter periplasmic adaptor subunit is translated as MRDTNTSAGGPGIRLPKAGNRRTGVMRIRPFVISLVGLALVSGGLYGWRAARAGVAKPGERPPFLVSVVQAEPRSVAGSLRAVGSLQAVREVMLAPDTAGRVTAIHFTAGQTVKEGAALVQLFDAPEQADRAAASAKADFALLQLRRSQGLAPSGAESREVLEQRKAEAAQAVAAVRQLDARIEQKRVQAPFAGQIGIRRVNVGQYLNAGEPVATLTQLDPLYVNFTLPQQDLPRLAPGATVQVSVDAVPGRVFEARVSSIEPRVDSQTRNATVQAVLPNPDHVLQSGMYATAALALPATESAVVLPLTAIQTSASGDSVVLVRDANAQGVGKAVAVPVTTGRRLGEEVLVTQGIQAGDLVVTAGQNRLPPGAVVRIKGADATASPAPGAATRKSP
- a CDS encoding efflux RND transporter permease subunit is translated as MSFTDIFIRRPILALVVSLLILLMGAAAVFSLPVRQYPYLENATVTVTTSFPGATQEVMQGFVTTPISQSIATASGIEYLSSTTTQGKSEIKARLVLNADADRAMTEILAKVQQVKYQLPAGITDPVISKSTEGGTAVQYVAFFSDTLTIPQITDFANRVAQPLFAGIPGVASVDINGGQTLALRIWIDPVKLAARGLSAGEVAAALRANNVQAAPGQLKSSLTVTNISAATDLRDVEDFRQMVILSKPDGGVVRLSDVATVEIGGQNYNNASFASGVPAIFVSLYPSPEGNPLEIVKQAKALVPKIREMAPPGLSVMPNYDVAKFVNASIEEVRETLVEAVVIVIAVIFLFLGTFRAVIIPVVTIPLSLIGTAALMLAFGFSINLLTLLAMVLAIGLVVDDAIVVVENIHRHVEDGLSPVRAALLGAREIVGPVIAMTITLAAVYAPIGMMGGLTGALFKEFAFTLAGSVVVSGVVALTLSPVMSSMLLDARQNEGRLARLVEHYMASLAERYRRALSRTLAARGAVLLVGVAVLAAIVVLLLGIRRELAPTEDQGAVIVIAKAPQYAGVGYTARYAARVEQIFESIPEFDSSFMHIGGTGRGQNQMLSGAILKDWSERSRSSIQIQGQIQAAGGAVDGETLTAVQFPALPGSSGGLPVQMVLRSPEDFKTLYDTAEKIKAAAYASGLFVYVQNDLAFDSQQAHVAIDSAKAREMGVTMQAIAETLAVLVGENYVNRFNFHDRSYDVIPQVRQDDRMTPEDLGRFYVKTVTGALVPLATVARVETRPQANQLTQFGQMNSATLVMLPRPGISMGEAVAFLQSQPLPASTSVDWLSDSRQFVQEGNRLWVSFGFALVVIFLVLAAQFESLRDPLVILVTVPLAVCGALVPLWLGYATLNIYTQIGLVTLIGLISKHGILMVTFANHIQEHENLSRIEAIEKAATVRMRPVLMTTAAMVAGLVPLLFAGGAGSASRYSIGVVVVMGMLIGTLFTLFVLPTIYSFIAKDHRAAAQGARARELASEAGHAH
- a CDS encoding efflux transporter outer membrane subunit; the encoded protein is MRIESSQRPAGRARALAAPLLLALALGGCASGPDYRAPAMPSAAAGAFVSQSERTNAGAELPADWWRLYDDATLNGLLQEALAANPDLRAALANLDKARAVYGQARVGLLPSTQLSGGTRYGRNNAAGGGDGPAPRQWSYSGGLEVAYEVDLFGRVRRDIESARYDADAVAAAYDAARVLVVADTARAYLNACAYGESEQVARASIALARRNLDLISEQERAGSASRLDAERAGVALARTEAALAPIEARRSAALFELAALLGRTPAQVPQAARACASPPEVGGAIPVGDGAALLRRRPDLRQAERRLAADTARIGVAVADLYPRVTLGASGSYLRNDTLTGDRAWSFALGPLVSWSFPNIAAARSRIEQAEAQSAASLARFDGAVLNALKETEQALSAYDAAIRQRDALVQARTRADNAFRLAEQRYRADSISYLDVLVAQDSLVTAMSQEAALKQQVGSARVDVFKVLGGGWEPGVVN